One stretch of Mangifera indica cultivar Alphonso chromosome 9, CATAS_Mindica_2.1, whole genome shotgun sequence DNA includes these proteins:
- the LOC123224985 gene encoding pentatricopeptide repeat-containing protein At5g64320, mitochondrial: MLKTPKHTSFVSKILLKSLFKVPSFAVYSSGFISDSTIFRNNDSESDNEWERLLKPFDVNELRKSLNKITPYQLCKLLALPLDVDTCMSVFSWAGAQRGYCHTFDVYYVLIDKLGENKEFKVIDRLLLQMKEEGIVFRETLFILIMKYYGKEGFPGQATRLLLDMKSVYGCEPSFKSYNVVLEILVAGNCHNVAPNVFYDMLSKGVSPTVYTFGVVMTALCMVNEVDSACKLLRDMTKHGCVPNSKVYQTLIHALSKRNRVNDASMLLEEMFLMSCTPDVQTFYDVIYGLCRLNRIHEAAKWVDRMLHRGFTPDAITYGVLMHGLCRTGRVDEARALLNKVPCPNVVLFNTVINGYVTSGRFDEAKDILYNRMLSIGCNPDIFTYNILIRGLCKQRRLGSALELVNEMAMKGCEPNVITYTILIDGFCKQGQLEKANDIMNEMSAKGLSLNTVGYNCLISALCKAGKVRAAFEMFGEMPSRGCKPDIFTFNSLISGLCKDDKIEDALGLYQNMSLEGVIANTVTYNTLIQAFLRRGAIQEAFNLVNDMLFRGCPLDEITYNGLIKALCKAGAVNKGFALFEEMMRMGVIPNNISCNILINGLCRTGKVNTALEFLRDMIHRGLTPDLVTYNSLINGLCKKDCIGEALNLFDKLQAEGIYPDVITYNTLISWHCKEGLFNDACYILHKGVENGLLPNDVTWYILVSNIFKGMDKESQNFTHAEY, translated from the coding sequence ATGTTAAAGACTCCAAAGCACACTTCATTTGTGAGCAAAATCCTCCTTAAATCTCTCTTCAAAGTCCCTTCTTTTGCAGTTTACTCATCTGGGTTTATTAGCGATTCTACTATTTTTCGAAACAACGACTCAGAATCTGACAATGAATGGGAAAGATTGCTCAAACCATTTGATGTCAATGAGCTTAGAAAGTCTCTTAATAAAATAACCCCTTATCAGCTATGTAAATTACTTGCATTGCCACTAGATGTTGACACATGTATGAGTGTATTCAGTTGGGCTGGTGCCCAGAGGGGCTATTGTCATACTTTTGATGTGTACTATGTGTTGATAGATAAACTTGGTGAGAATAAGGAGTTTAAGGTTATAGATAGGTTGTTGTTGCAAATGAAAGAAGAGGGTATTGTTTTTAGAGAGACCCTTTTCATTTTGATCATGAAGTATTATGGGAAAGAGGGATTCCCTGGACAAGCCACAAGGTTGTTGTTGGATATGAAGAGTGTTTATGGTTGTGAACCTAGTTTTAAGTCTTATAATGTTGTGTTGGAGATATTGGTGGCTGGTAATTGTCATAATGTTGCGCCGAATGTGTTTTATGACATGCTGAGTAAGGGTGTTTCACCAACAGTTTATACTTTTGGGGTGGTGATGACAGCACTTTGTATGGTTAATGAAGTGGATTCTGCGTGCAAGCTACTTAGGGATATGACTAAACATGGATGTGTGCCGAACTCTAAGGTTTACCAGACTTTGATACATGCATTGTCCAAGAGAAATAGAGTGAATGATGCATCAATGCTTTTGGAGGAAATGTTTCTGATGAGTTGCACACCAGATGTTCAGACTTTTTATGATGTTATCTATGGCCTTTGCAGGCTCAATCGAATTCATGAAGCAGCAAAATGGGTTGACAGGATGCTTCATCGGGGTTTCACCCCTGATGCTATAACATATGGAGTTTTAATGCATGGGTTGTGTAGGACTGGGCGTGTAGATGAAGCAAGGGCCTTGTTGAATAAAGTACCTTGTCCAAATGTTGTGCTCTTCAACACTGTGATAAATGGGTATGTGACAAGTGGACGTTTTGATGAAGCAAAGGATATTCTGTATAATAGAATGTTAAGCATTGGCTGTAACCCTGACATTTTTACTTATAACATATTGATTCGTGGACTCTGTAAGCAGAGGCGTTTAGGTTCAGCTCTTGAATTGGTTAATGAGATGGCAATGAAGGGTTGTGAACCCAATGTTATCACATACACCATTTTAATTGACGGTTTTTGCAAGCAAGGCCAACTAGAGAAAGCTAATGATATTATGAATGAGATGTCAGCTAAGGGGCTTAGTTTGAATACTGTGGGATACAATTGCCTTATAAGTGCTCTATGCAAAGCTGGAAAGGTCCGTGCGGCCTTTGAAATGTTTGGTGAAATGCCAAGCAGAGGATGTAAACCTGACATTTTCAcatttaattctttaatatcTGGTCTGTGCAAGGATGATAAGATAGAAGATGCTTTGGGACTGTATCAGAACATGTCATTAGAGGGTGTGATTGCCAACACAGTAACTTACAACACATTAATCCAGGCTTTTTTAAGAAGAGGTGCAATCCAAGAAGCATTTAATCTTGTAAATGATATGTTGTTTAGAGGATGCCCTCTTGATGAAATCACTTACAATGGCCTGATAAAGGCACTATGCAAAGCTGGGGCTGTTAATAAAGGATTCGctttgtttgaagaaatgatGAGGATGGGAGTTATTCCCAACAATATCTCATGCAATATATTGATTAATGGTCTCTGTAGGACTGGGAAAGTAAATACTGCCCTTGAGTTTCTAAGGGATATGATTCATCGAGGTTTGACACCTGATTTGGTCACCTATAACAGCCTAATAAATGGTTTGTGCAAGAAGGATTGCATTGGGGAGGCTTTAAATCTATTTGATAAATTACAAGCTGAAGGAATTTATCCTGATGTTATTACTTACAATACTTTAATTAGTTGGCACTGCAAGGAGGGCCTGTTTAATGATGCTTGTTACATTCTACATAAAGGAGTCGAGAATGGTTTACTACCTAATGATGTTACTTGGTATATTTTAGTCTCGAATATTTTTAAAGGAATGGATAAGGAGAGTCAGAACTTCACCCATGCTGAGTATTAG